The Flavobacterium marginilacus genome window below encodes:
- a CDS encoding glycosyl hydrolase 115 family protein, with the protein MKALSKFIVTLAAVCIFSPLKAAEPFITAEKSADAVVLKEKSLRLSLFVNNGTDKGILRAVNNLQSDFEKVTGDKPAILNQIVSTSSPLIIIGTIGTNSAIDDLIKLKKIDGKELKGKNEKFIIQSIKNPFKGVEEAVIIAGSDKRGTIYGIYELSRQIGVSPWYYWADVPVEHKENLYFKKGMYTDGEPAVKYRGIFLNDEAPALSGWSKASFGGFNSQFYEKVFELLLRLKANYMWPAMWGNAFYDDDVKNGPLANEMGIVMGTSHHEPMALAQQDWKRYIQKNKLQNVWDYSKNKPVLDEFWKTGIERSMNWEKLVTVGMRGDGDEAMTEGTNISLLENIVKNQRQIIEKITKQKAEKTPQVWALYKEVQEYFDQGMKVPDDVILLFCDDNWGNVRKLPDPVKPMHKGGYGIYYHFDYVGAPRNSKWINISPIQRVWEQMSLSYEHGVDKVWIVNVGDLKPMEFPISFFLDMAWNPKQFNSKNLFEFTENWAAQQFGKKQAKEIADLLNTYPRYNRRITPEMLNSKTFSLDNYNEFETVVNDYKNLALDAYRLYDEIPVQYKDAYFQLVLYPIDACSNLYEMYFAQAKNRKLADGKNILANDYADKVKTYFARDSILQDKYNNKIAGGKWTHMMDQMRIGYKSWHDSPKNILPDVTYISEKDAHTSKTFKERNGYVSIEAEHFSKANNSDKIHWEVIPDFGKTKSGITTFPQNVYPNETENVFVEYEIDFASSGEFSVELLLAPTLNFNSNKGLRYEISFDGEKPQLVNFNGHYRGELGKWQAEQIIRSSVKLSIQKQGKHTLRFRVLEPGIVLQKILIDTGGLLPSFLGPPESEIID; encoded by the coding sequence ATGAAAGCTTTGTCGAAATTTATTGTAACACTTGCTGCAGTCTGTATTTTTAGTCCATTAAAAGCAGCAGAACCTTTTATCACGGCCGAAAAAAGTGCCGATGCTGTTGTTCTTAAAGAAAAATCATTACGGCTTTCATTGTTTGTAAATAATGGAACAGATAAAGGCATTCTGCGTGCAGTGAACAATCTTCAGTCTGATTTTGAAAAAGTAACAGGGGATAAGCCTGCAATTCTCAATCAGATAGTAAGCACTTCATCTCCGCTGATAATAATTGGAACAATCGGTACCAATTCTGCAATTGATGATTTAATAAAACTTAAGAAAATTGATGGTAAAGAACTGAAAGGTAAGAATGAAAAATTTATCATTCAAAGTATTAAAAATCCTTTCAAGGGAGTAGAGGAGGCTGTTATAATCGCTGGAAGCGACAAACGGGGAACCATTTATGGAATTTATGAATTATCTCGTCAGATAGGCGTTTCTCCTTGGTATTACTGGGCTGATGTACCGGTAGAGCATAAAGAAAACCTGTATTTCAAAAAAGGAATGTATACTGATGGCGAACCTGCTGTGAAATACAGAGGTATTTTCCTGAATGATGAGGCCCCAGCTTTAAGCGGCTGGAGTAAAGCATCGTTTGGAGGATTTAATAGTCAGTTTTACGAAAAAGTTTTTGAACTGCTTCTTCGTCTCAAGGCCAATTATATGTGGCCGGCTATGTGGGGAAATGCTTTTTATGATGATGATGTTAAAAATGGTCCGCTGGCGAATGAAATGGGAATTGTAATGGGGACATCACATCATGAACCAATGGCTTTGGCACAGCAGGACTGGAAACGATATATTCAAAAAAATAAGCTGCAGAATGTTTGGGATTATTCCAAAAATAAGCCGGTTTTAGATGAATTTTGGAAGACTGGAATCGAACGCAGTATGAATTGGGAAAAATTAGTCACTGTTGGAATGCGCGGAGATGGAGATGAAGCAATGACAGAAGGAACCAATATTAGTCTGCTGGAGAATATTGTAAAAAATCAGCGTCAGATAATAGAAAAGATTACGAAACAAAAAGCTGAAAAAACACCGCAGGTTTGGGCCTTGTACAAAGAGGTGCAGGAATATTTTGATCAGGGAATGAAAGTTCCTGATGATGTGATTCTGCTTTTCTGTGATGATAATTGGGGAAATGTACGCAAGCTTCCAGATCCAGTAAAACCGATGCACAAAGGAGGTTACGGAATATATTATCATTTTGACTATGTTGGCGCTCCAAGAAATTCAAAATGGATTAATATCAGTCCTATACAAAGAGTTTGGGAGCAGATGAGTCTTAGTTACGAACACGGCGTTGATAAAGTCTGGATTGTAAATGTAGGAGATCTTAAACCAATGGAATTTCCTATTAGTTTCTTTCTGGACATGGCTTGGAATCCAAAGCAGTTCAATTCTAAGAATCTTTTTGAATTTACAGAGAATTGGGCAGCACAGCAGTTTGGAAAAAAACAGGCCAAAGAAATTGCAGATCTGTTAAATACTTACCCAAGGTATAACCGACGTATTACTCCTGAAATGCTGAACAGTAAAACTTTTAGCCTTGATAATTATAATGAATTTGAAACTGTTGTCAATGATTATAAAAATTTGGCATTAGATGCTTATCGTCTTTATGATGAAATTCCTGTACAATATAAAGACGCTTATTTTCAGCTGGTGCTTTATCCGATAGACGCCTGCAGTAATCTTTATGAAATGTATTTTGCACAGGCAAAAAACAGAAAACTTGCGGATGGAAAAAATATTTTGGCCAATGATTATGCTGATAAAGTAAAAACTTATTTTGCCCGTGATTCTATTCTTCAGGATAAATATAACAATAAAATTGCTGGAGGCAAGTGGACTCATATGATGGATCAAATGAGAATTGGCTACAAAAGCTGGCACGATTCGCCTAAAAATATATTGCCAGACGTTACTTATATTTCTGAAAAAGATGCGCATACCAGTAAAACTTTCAAAGAAAGGAACGGTTATGTTTCTATAGAAGCGGAACATTTTTCCAAAGCAAATAATTCAGATAAAATTCATTGGGAAGTGATTCCGGATTTTGGAAAGACAAAATCAGGTATTACCACTTTTCCGCAAAATGTCTATCCGAACGAAACTGAAAATGTTTTTGTAGAATATGAAATCGACTTTGCCTCCAGCGGCGAGTTTAGTGTTGAGCTGCTTTTGGCACCTACTTTAAATTTTAACAGTAATAAGGGATTGCGCTATGAGATCTCTTTTGATGGAGAAAAACCACAGCTTGTAAACTTCAATGGTCATTACCGCGGTGAATTAGGAAAATGGCAGGCAGAACAGATTATACGGTCTTCAGTAAAACTTTCTATTCAGAAACAAGGAAAACATACACTGCGTTTTCGTGTTTTAGAACCCGGTATTGTTCTGCAAAAGATTCTGATAGATACCGGAGGATTACTGCCATCTTTTCTAGGCCCTCCTGAAAGTGAAATTATTGATTGA
- the xylA gene encoding xylose isomerase: MIVLGNKEYYKGIGQIKFEGKESDNPLAFKYYNPDQVVAGKTMREHFKFAIAYWHTFCGQGSDPFGPGTQHFAWDQPADAIEAAKEKADAAFEFITKMGFGHYCFHDYDLVREGATFAESESRLATITDYLKEKQAASGVKLLWGTANCFSNPRYMNGAATNPDFNVVARAGGQVKLALDATIALGGENYVFWGGREGYMTLLNTDMGRELDHMGQFLVQARDYARAQGFKGNFFIEPKPMEPSKHQYDFDCATAIGFLRQYGLDKDFKMNIEVNHATLAQHTFQHEIEVAAKAGMLGSLDANRGDYQNGWDTDQFPNNIQETTEAMLVFLKAGGLQGGGINFDAKIRRNSTDMEDVFLAHIGGADTFARALLTADKIITSSPYEKLRTERYSSFDSGNGKAFEEGKLDLQALYKIAQENGELNLQSGKQELFENIINQYI; encoded by the coding sequence ATGATAGTTTTAGGAAACAAAGAGTACTATAAAGGTATCGGACAGATTAAATTTGAAGGAAAAGAATCTGACAATCCTTTAGCATTTAAATATTACAATCCAGACCAAGTTGTTGCTGGAAAAACAATGCGTGAGCATTTTAAATTTGCCATTGCATATTGGCATACTTTCTGCGGACAAGGGAGCGATCCTTTTGGACCAGGTACACAGCATTTTGCCTGGGATCAGCCTGCTGATGCAATTGAAGCAGCAAAAGAAAAAGCGGATGCAGCATTCGAATTCATTACTAAAATGGGTTTTGGTCATTACTGTTTTCACGATTATGACTTAGTTAGAGAAGGTGCAACTTTTGCAGAATCAGAAAGCAGATTAGCTACGATAACTGATTATTTGAAAGAAAAACAAGCCGCTTCTGGAGTAAAATTGCTTTGGGGAACTGCAAACTGTTTTTCTAACCCGCGTTATATGAACGGAGCGGCAACCAATCCTGATTTTAATGTTGTTGCTAGAGCAGGAGGGCAGGTAAAACTGGCTTTGGATGCTACTATTGCATTAGGAGGAGAAAACTATGTATTCTGGGGAGGACGTGAAGGATATATGACTTTGCTTAACACTGATATGGGAAGAGAATTGGATCACATGGGACAATTTTTGGTACAAGCCAGAGATTATGCAAGAGCACAGGGATTCAAAGGAAATTTCTTTATTGAGCCAAAACCTATGGAGCCTTCAAAACATCAGTATGATTTTGACTGTGCTACTGCTATTGGATTTTTACGTCAATACGGTTTAGATAAAGATTTCAAAATGAACATTGAGGTAAACCACGCTACATTGGCACAGCACACTTTTCAGCATGAAATTGAAGTGGCCGCCAAAGCTGGAATGTTAGGAAGTTTAGATGCGAACAGAGGTGATTACCAAAACGGATGGGATACGGACCAATTCCCAAATAACATTCAGGAGACTACCGAAGCTATGCTTGTGTTCTTGAAAGCTGGCGGTTTACAAGGAGGAGGAATCAATTTTGATGCTAAAATCAGAAGAAATTCTACAGATATGGAAGATGTTTTCTTAGCGCACATTGGCGGAGCAGATACTTTTGCAAGAGCATTATTGACTGCTGATAAAATCATCACTTCTTCTCCTTACGAAAAATTAAGAACAGAAAGATATAGTTCTTTTGATTCTGGAAACGGAAAAGCTTTCGAAGAAGGAAAATTAGATTTACAGGCTTTGTATAAAATTGCCCAGGAAAATGGAGAATTAAATTTACAGAGCGGTAAACAAGAATTGTTCGAAAATATAATTAATCAGTATATTTAA
- a CDS encoding RagB/SusD family nutrient uptake outer membrane protein, translating to MKRYIFKNIIVGSVALFSLAGCSDLLEEKPHDFYEPGYFKTEQGVVQGLTSHYARLRWLYGNAYFYNSLETGTDESTYAQSADGNFKDHDLSGVGSITPSSSRSDVLWNNSFSDINTANGIIENGAAVGVAPSLVAESKFFRGFDYFLLVQTFGGVPLDLGAGELKFNSKPTRFSVRNNVAEVYTKGIFPDLKAAVAELPDAPRLTGTATKTLARLYLAKAYLTYAWWLQNPNNIPTYPDTPRTDPDGHNAQWYFQEAYNVALDGINNAGSNFALQASFYDVNLGSNDRNKEMLLYADHTEANEYYNGSSLTYANGGGADNFAGWMATWNYTAIKSKNAAGALVSPVQREAAQALGRPWTRMAPPIDVFTNTFADKTNDSRYDGTFTTVYRGNWNLKGTGLTDVTTLYNANSLPITSKDAVLSFLDAEPATPIAYPSGGGDSGIGAGVLPGRADYVISPLGISRIVYPGFWKLGPYRTDNAGTLGQPNAASTRPFPIAKFSELYFVAAEAAVKGATGSMTARNLINVIRARAGKWRWDNNGNVAKAADNSAALTAATPAVIDINYVLAERSREYFGEGYRWYDLVRTQKWNELAGTYRIGGASYGNHTPATVTRTIQPYHYLRPIPTGQLDGMEMTDAEKKAYQNPGY from the coding sequence ATGAAACGATATATATTTAAAAATATAATTGTAGGATCAGTAGCTTTGTTTAGCTTAGCGGGTTGTTCTGACCTATTGGAGGAAAAACCGCATGATTTTTATGAGCCTGGCTACTTTAAAACAGAGCAGGGTGTAGTTCAGGGGTTAACATCTCATTATGCCCGTTTGCGATGGCTGTACGGAAATGCATATTTTTATAATTCATTAGAAACCGGAACAGATGAGTCTACCTATGCACAAAGTGCAGATGGTAACTTTAAAGACCATGATTTATCAGGTGTTGGATCAATTACTCCAAGTTCTAGCCGTTCGGATGTGTTGTGGAATAATTCATTTTCGGATATTAATACAGCTAATGGAATTATTGAAAATGGAGCAGCGGTTGGTGTTGCCCCAAGTTTGGTTGCTGAATCTAAATTTTTCAGAGGATTTGATTATTTCTTGTTAGTTCAGACTTTTGGAGGAGTGCCTTTGGATTTGGGAGCAGGGGAATTAAAATTCAATAGTAAACCTACAAGATTTTCAGTACGTAACAATGTGGCTGAAGTTTATACTAAAGGGATTTTTCCTGATTTAAAAGCTGCGGTAGCTGAGCTTCCTGATGCACCTAGACTGACTGGTACTGCAACCAAAACATTGGCTCGTTTATATTTGGCAAAAGCTTATTTGACGTATGCTTGGTGGCTGCAAAACCCAAATAATATTCCAACCTATCCAGATACTCCAAGAACAGACCCTGACGGTCATAATGCACAATGGTATTTCCAGGAAGCATATAATGTTGCTTTAGACGGTATTAATAATGCAGGAAGTAATTTTGCTCTGCAGGCAAGTTTCTACGATGTTAATTTGGGTTCTAACGACCGTAATAAAGAAATGCTGCTTTATGCTGATCATACAGAGGCTAATGAGTATTATAACGGATCCAGCCTTACTTATGCTAATGGCGGCGGTGCAGATAATTTTGCCGGATGGATGGCAACTTGGAATTATACAGCCATCAAAAGTAAAAATGCAGCTGGCGCTTTAGTATCTCCTGTTCAGCGTGAAGCAGCTCAGGCTTTGGGACGTCCTTGGACCCGTATGGCGCCTCCTATTGATGTTTTTACAAACACATTTGCTGATAAAACAAATGATTCACGTTATGATGGTACTTTTACAACAGTATATCGCGGGAACTGGAATTTAAAAGGAACTGGTTTAACAGATGTTACAACATTGTATAATGCAAATTCATTGCCTATAACATCAAAAGATGCTGTATTATCATTCTTAGATGCTGAGCCTGCTACTCCTATAGCATATCCTTCTGGAGGCGGTGACAGTGGTATTGGTGCCGGAGTTTTACCAGGAAGAGCTGATTATGTAATCTCACCATTAGGGATTAGCAGAATTGTGTATCCAGGATTCTGGAAATTAGGGCCATACCGTACAGACAATGCAGGTACTTTAGGACAGCCTAATGCTGCAAGTACAAGACCATTTCCAATTGCTAAATTTTCGGAACTTTATTTTGTAGCTGCTGAAGCTGCTGTTAAAGGTGCTACAGGATCCATGACAGCTAGAAACCTAATTAATGTTATCCGTGCACGTGCTGGTAAATGGCGCTGGGATAATAATGGTAATGTAGCAAAAGCTGCAGATAATAGTGCAGCACTTACTGCAGCAACTCCAGCTGTTATTGATATTAACTATGTTTTAGCTGAGCGTTCACGTGAATACTTTGGCGAAGGATACCGCTGGTATGATTTAGTCCGTACTCAAAAATGGAATGAGTTAGCAGGAACCTACCGAATTGGAGGAGCTAGTTATGGTAATCATACTCCAGCAACAGTAACAAGAACTATCCAGCCATATCATTATTTAAGACCAATTCCAACTGGCCAGCTTGATGGAATGGAAATGACAGATGCTGAAAAGAAAGCATATCAGAATCCTGGTTATTAA
- a CDS encoding SusC/RagA family TonB-linked outer membrane protein: MTNYFVTSKSKHCKCLGFLILMFVLSLSAGAQTAVTGIISDKNGPVPGANVNLKGTSSGTSSDFDGKYSIKDVPSNGVLVFSFLGYKTKEVIVSGRTTINVTLEEESNMLKEIVVIGYGAVRKEAVTGSVSTIAGKELGEFASGNVTQALQARLPGVELTQTSTKPGASMQIRIRGTRSLTASNDPLIVLDGVPFAGSIGDINPVDIKSLDILKDASATAIYGSRGANGVVLITTNKGRKGQKAKFTYNGFGGIKNVFGEYDMMNGNKFAALRDVTKLYSDGRDEVRGTNTDWQGLLYDSGQIISHDVSVAGGSEGGSYTGGLGYYKEESVLPGQSYERFSLRASLDQEIGTAFRIGFTTNNNYAVTNGDNIGPGTALGLSPLVNPYDANGKLKRTVNIGLIDDKWVYTRESINALGDKYINLNRAFSSYNNVFAELKIPGVDGLKYRLNSGLNFRATNNGYYEGQGVFDVNAATLSNASISNFMSTQWLLENLITYDKTFAQKHTINFVGLYSNESYTGNNSRIARNGITSDAFQFYNMGQSEEPITITPSEQDYTKWGLRSYMARLMYSYDNRYFISGTLRSDGSSRLAEGHKWVTYPAVSAGWTISNESFMKNISWLSSLKLRAGYGETSNQSVDPYATLGTLSTRPYNFGTTNSTGVYVTELPNPALGWEYSKTMNYGLDFGFFNSRLTGTVEYYNTQTENLLQRVALPTTSGVSGYTANVGATENKGYEISLNGVILDNPNGLTWTVGLNLYANKNQITSLASGKDRDEGNLWFVGHNIASIYDYEKIGLWQEGDAFMDKYEAGPTGVNQAGTVVGSIKVKYTGGFNPDGSPTRRIDATDRQIIDTDPDFQGGFNTNLTYKGFDFSAVGAFKSGGILVSTLYGSASYLNLLNGRSSNVDVDYWTPTNTGADFPNPNGVRSGDNPKYMSTMGYFDASYLKIRSITLGYTLQQDFMKTVGIDKLRVYASVQNPFVFFSPYHDMSGMDPETNSVGDQNQAVNSYPSRILVIGTNTPSTRNFLMGLNLTF; this comes from the coding sequence ATGACTAACTATTTTGTTACAAGCAAATCAAAGCATTGTAAATGCCTTGGTTTTTTGATTTTAATGTTTGTTCTTTCGCTCAGTGCGGGTGCGCAAACGGCGGTTACAGGAATAATATCAGACAAAAATGGTCCTGTTCCTGGAGCGAATGTAAACCTGAAAGGAACAAGCAGCGGAACCAGCTCTGATTTTGACGGTAAATATTCGATTAAAGATGTTCCTTCAAATGGAGTACTTGTTTTTAGTTTTTTAGGATATAAAACAAAAGAAGTAATAGTAAGCGGACGTACTACTATAAATGTTACTCTTGAAGAAGAATCCAATATGCTGAAAGAAATTGTAGTAATTGGATACGGTGCCGTTCGTAAGGAGGCAGTTACGGGATCTGTTTCTACAATTGCAGGAAAAGAATTGGGGGAGTTTGCATCAGGAAATGTAACTCAGGCACTGCAGGCAAGACTTCCTGGTGTTGAATTAACTCAAACCTCTACCAAACCAGGTGCTTCAATGCAGATCCGTATTCGCGGTACTAGATCGTTAACAGCTAGTAATGATCCTTTGATTGTACTTGACGGCGTTCCATTTGCAGGGTCAATTGGTGATATCAACCCAGTTGATATAAAATCTCTTGATATTTTGAAGGATGCTTCAGCGACTGCTATTTATGGTTCTCGCGGTGCTAATGGAGTTGTGCTGATTACAACAAATAAAGGACGAAAAGGTCAAAAAGCTAAATTTACTTATAATGGATTTGGCGGTATAAAGAATGTGTTTGGTGAATACGATATGATGAATGGCAATAAGTTTGCTGCACTTCGTGATGTTACTAAATTATACTCAGATGGTAGAGATGAAGTAAGAGGAACTAACACTGACTGGCAGGGTCTATTGTATGATTCTGGGCAAATAATAAGTCATGATGTTAGCGTTGCAGGAGGAAGTGAAGGCGGTTCTTATACAGGCGGTTTAGGATATTATAAAGAAGAATCTGTTTTGCCTGGACAGTCTTATGAGCGTTTTAGTCTTAGAGCATCATTAGATCAGGAAATTGGAACTGCATTTCGCATAGGATTTACAACTAATAATAACTATGCAGTTACTAATGGTGACAATATTGGACCTGGAACTGCTTTAGGTTTGTCTCCTTTAGTTAATCCGTATGATGCTAATGGCAAATTGAAAAGAACAGTAAATATAGGATTAATAGATGATAAATGGGTTTATACAAGAGAATCTATTAATGCTTTAGGTGATAAATATATTAATCTAAACAGAGCATTTAGTTCTTATAATAATGTTTTTGCAGAACTAAAAATTCCAGGCGTAGACGGATTGAAATACAGATTGAATTCTGGATTAAATTTCCGTGCAACCAATAATGGATATTATGAAGGGCAGGGTGTTTTTGATGTAAATGCAGCTACTTTATCTAATGCTTCAATTAGTAATTTCATGTCAACACAATGGCTGCTTGAGAATTTAATTACTTATGATAAGACTTTTGCCCAAAAACATACTATTAATTTTGTTGGACTATATTCTAATGAAAGTTATACAGGAAATAATTCGAGAATTGCAAGAAACGGAATTACTTCTGATGCATTTCAATTTTATAATATGGGGCAAAGTGAGGAACCGATCACTATAACACCTTCTGAACAGGATTATACAAAATGGGGATTACGTTCTTACATGGCAAGGTTAATGTATTCTTATGATAATCGTTATTTTATTTCTGGGACATTGCGTTCTGATGGTTCTTCAAGATTAGCAGAAGGTCACAAATGGGTTACTTATCCAGCGGTTTCTGCAGGCTGGACTATTTCAAATGAATCTTTTATGAAAAATATTTCTTGGCTTAGTTCGTTAAAATTGCGTGCAGGTTATGGTGAAACTTCAAATCAGTCAGTTGATCCATACGCTACTTTAGGAACTTTGAGTACAAGACCTTATAATTTTGGAACTACCAATTCTACAGGAGTTTATGTTACTGAATTGCCTAACCCTGCTTTAGGTTGGGAGTATTCTAAGACTATGAATTATGGTTTAGATTTTGGATTTTTCAACAGCCGTTTAACAGGTACAGTAGAATATTATAATACACAAACGGAAAATTTATTACAAAGAGTAGCACTGCCAACAACATCTGGTGTTAGCGGTTATACAGCAAATGTTGGTGCTACAGAGAATAAAGGGTATGAGATTTCATTAAATGGGGTAATATTGGATAACCCAAATGGTTTAACATGGACAGTTGGTTTAAACTTGTATGCCAATAAAAATCAAATTACTTCTCTTGCTTCTGGAAAAGACAGAGATGAAGGCAACTTATGGTTTGTAGGGCATAATATAGCTTCTATTTATGATTATGAAAAAATTGGTCTTTGGCAGGAGGGCGACGCTTTTATGGATAAATATGAAGCAGGACCAACAGGTGTTAATCAAGCAGGAACTGTTGTAGGGTCTATTAAAGTAAAATATACGGGAGGTTTCAATCCTGATGGTTCTCCTACACGCAGAATTGATGCTACAGATAGACAAATCATTGATACCGATCCTGATTTTCAAGGTGGTTTCAATACTAACTTAACATATAAAGGTTTTGATTTTAGCGCTGTTGGAGCATTTAAAAGCGGCGGAATTTTAGTAAGTACACTTTATGGAAGTGCGAGTTATCTGAACTTGCTTAATGGACGAAGCAGTAATGTGGATGTAGATTATTGGACACCAACAAATACAGGTGCAGATTTCCCTAATCCAAACGGTGTTAGAAGTGGTGATAATCCAAAATATATGTCAACAATGGGATATTTTGATGCGTCTTATTTAAAAATCAGGTCGATAACTCTTGGTTATACGTTACAGCAGGATTTCATGAAAACAGTTGGTATTGATAAATTAAGAGTATATGCATCTGTTCAGAATCCATTTGTTTTCTTTTCTCCTTACCATGATATGTCTGGTATGGATCCCGAAACAAATTCTGTTGGTGACCAAAACCAGGCGGTAAACTCTTACCCTAGCAGAATTTTAGTTATTGGTACCAATACACCATCAACTCGTAACTTTTTAATGGGGCTTAACTTAACATTTTAA
- a CDS encoding xylulokinase, protein MYYIGYDIGSSSVKAALVEAATGKKIIVLNEPQNEMEIVSLQSDWAEQDPEVWWEHICTATKRAIREANIDASKIQGVGISYQMHGLVVVGEDGSSLRNSIIWCDSRAVEIGNKAFAELGEDKCMTHLLNSPGNFTASKLKWVKENEPEIYKKVYKYMLPGDYISYKLTGDITTTKNGLSEGMLWDYKENKVADWLLEYYGIETSMTPAIVENFSNQGVTNEKGSQESGLPVGIPIVYRAGDQPNNALSLNVLNPGEVAATGGTSGVFYAVTDATIGNSTRVNNFVHVNFEEKNPRIGKLLNINGAGIQYRWLRNNMGDETYESMNHKAAKIAIGSEGLVVIPFGNGAERMFNNKNIGTHFLNLNLNIHSNSHLFRAALEGIAFSFVYGMECLKDDNAAIGVIRAGNDNLFRSEIFSNTVASLIGHEIEIYNTTGAVGAARAVGLTDGDFEKFGSNISKNDHVMTFLPLQNSEPYQAAYQKWKKELELILTNK, encoded by the coding sequence ATGTATTATATAGGATATGACATTGGAAGTTCTTCGGTTAAGGCAGCCTTAGTTGAAGCAGCAACAGGAAAAAAAATAATTGTTTTGAATGAGCCTCAAAACGAAATGGAAATTGTTTCGCTTCAGTCTGATTGGGCAGAACAAGATCCTGAAGTTTGGTGGGAACACATTTGCACAGCAACTAAAAGAGCTATTCGTGAGGCTAATATTGATGCTTCAAAAATTCAGGGTGTTGGTATTTCGTATCAGATGCATGGTTTGGTCGTTGTTGGTGAAGATGGCAGCTCTTTACGCAACTCCATTATTTGGTGTGATAGTAGAGCAGTTGAAATTGGAAACAAGGCTTTTGCAGAATTAGGCGAAGATAAATGTATGACACATTTGTTGAATTCTCCGGGAAATTTTACTGCTTCAAAATTAAAATGGGTAAAAGAGAATGAACCTGAGATTTACAAAAAAGTATATAAATACATGCTTCCGGGAGATTATATCTCTTATAAACTGACAGGCGATATTACTACAACCAAAAATGGTCTGTCAGAAGGAATGCTTTGGGACTATAAAGAAAATAAAGTAGCAGATTGGTTATTGGAGTATTACGGAATTGAAACTTCTATGACACCTGCTATTGTTGAGAATTTTAGCAATCAAGGGGTTACAAATGAAAAAGGTTCTCAGGAATCAGGGCTTCCCGTTGGAATTCCGATTGTGTATAGAGCAGGAGATCAGCCTAATAATGCTTTGTCATTAAATGTATTAAATCCTGGTGAAGTAGCTGCTACGGGAGGAACTTCAGGAGTTTTTTATGCCGTAACCGATGCTACAATTGGAAATAGTACACGTGTGAATAATTTTGTGCATGTTAATTTTGAAGAAAAAAATCCTCGAATCGGAAAGTTATTAAATATCAACGGAGCTGGAATTCAGTACCGATGGCTGCGTAATAATATGGGAGACGAAACCTATGAATCTATGAACCACAAAGCTGCCAAAATTGCAATTGGTTCAGAAGGGTTGGTAGTAATTCCTTTTGGAAATGGTGCTGAGCGTATGTTTAACAACAAAAACATTGGAACGCATTTCCTAAATCTTAATTTAAACATTCACAGTAATTCTCATTTATTTAGAGCGGCTTTAGAAGGAATTGCCTTTTCATTTGTTTACGGAATGGAATGTCTGAAAGATGACAATGCTGCCATTGGAGTAATTCGTGCAGGGAATGATAATTTATTTCGTTCGGAAATATTTTCGAATACTGTTGCGTCTTTAATTGGTCACGAAATTGAAATTTATAATACAACAGGAGCAGTGGGAGCAGCAAGAGCAGTCGGATTAACCGATGGTGATTTTGAAAAATTTGGTTCAAATATTTCAAAAAATGATCACGTTATGACATTTTTGCCTTTGCAGAATAGCGAACCATATCAAGCAGCTTATCAAAAATGGAAAAAAGAATTAGAATTAATATTAACAAATAAATAG
- the fsa gene encoding fructose-6-phosphate aldolase: MKFFIDTANLGDIKEAQSLGVLDGVTTNPSLMAKEGITGKANILQHYLDICNIVDGDVSAEVISTDYEGMVREGEELAALHPQIVVKLPMIADGVKACKYFSSKGIRTNVTLVFSAGQALLAAKAGATYVSPFLGRLDDISTDGIHLISEIREIYDNYDYQTQILSASIRHTMHIVDCAKVGSDVMTGPLSAIKGLLKHPLTDIGLAQFVEDAKKMNL, encoded by the coding sequence ATGAAATTTTTTATAGATACAGCCAATTTAGGAGATATTAAAGAAGCTCAGTCATTGGGAGTTTTAGATGGGGTTACAACCAATCCGTCATTGATGGCAAAAGAAGGAATTACTGGAAAAGCAAATATTTTGCAGCATTACCTTGATATTTGCAATATTGTTGACGGAGATGTTTCAGCCGAAGTTATTTCTACAGATTATGAAGGAATGGTAAGAGAAGGTGAGGAACTTGCTGCTTTACATCCGCAGATCGTAGTGAAACTGCCTATGATTGCTGATGGTGTAAAAGCTTGTAAATATTTTTCGTCAAAAGGTATCAGAACGAATGTTACTCTGGTATTCTCAGCAGGTCAGGCACTTTTGGCGGCTAAAGCCGGAGCAACTTATGTTTCTCCTTTCTTAGGCAGATTGGATGATATTTCTACAGACGGAATACATTTGATTTCTGAAATCAGAGAAATATATGATAACTATGATTATCAAACACAAATTCTTTCTGCTTCAATCAGGCATACTATGCATATTGTCGATTGTGCAAAAGTTGGATCTGATGTAATGACCGGTCCGCTTTCTGCAATTAAAGGATTGTTGAAGCATCCTTTGACAGATATTGGTTTAGCACAGTTTGTTGAAGATGCTAAAAAGATGAATTTGTAA